One segment of Pempheris klunzingeri isolate RE-2024b chromosome 20, fPemKlu1.hap1, whole genome shotgun sequence DNA contains the following:
- the mrpl38 gene encoding large ribosomal subunit protein mL38 isoform X2, which produces MALRTVCAVALRSGTDLGVNNARTFVTTAFLCRRIPPLGAMPNEEIDVTKLESLEKYRSYTRYLTEAEETKNKPAWWKSYRSYVEEADPDHGVERVDIGLPYYQPCRTKQLRERRQVMKENKKNVEMERAFRLRTFKIPLDRVQESWEKNSGPFHITRLADHYGVFRDLFPKAFFLPQVSLRICYGQDNGGQVYYGNRLTPTEAASVPQVSFDAEEGSLWTLLLTCPDEHLLDNEAEYVHWLVGNIPGGAVQAGEELCHYLPPFPAKGTGFHRYIYVLFKQEGPINFQEDVRPSPCHSLVDRTFKTVEFYRKHQDNLTPAGLAFYQCQWDESVTNTFHNTLNMREPVFEVIRPPVYHPPQVKYPHRQPLRYLDRYRDGKEHTYGIY; this is translated from the exons ATGGCGCTGCGCACGGTTTGTGCTGTTGCCTTGAGAAGTGGGACAGATTTAGGGGTCAATAATGCGAGGACATTTGTCACAACAG CATTCCTCTGCAGACGGATACCTCCTTTGGGTGCTATGCCAAATGAGGAGATTGACGTCACAAAGCTGGAGTCGCTGGAGAAGTATCGCAGCTACACCCGTTACCTCACAGAAGCTGAGGAGACAAAGAACAAACCCGCCTGGTGGAAGAGCTACAGGAGCTACGTGGAAGAAGCTGATCCTGATCATG GTGTAGAGCGAGTGGACATCGGCCTGCCGTACTATCAACCCTGCAGGACCAAGcagctgagggagaggaggcaggtgatgaaggaaaacaagaagaatgtggagatggagagggctTTTCGTTTGCGCACTT TTAAGATCCCTCTGGATCGAGTGCAGGAGTCCTGGGAGAAGAACAGTGGTCCATTTCACATAACGAGACTGGCAGATCACTACGGGGTCTTCAGAGATCTCTTCCCCAAGGCCTTTTTTTTACCTCAAGTCTCACTCCGCATCTGCTACGGCCAGGACAACGGTGGCCAAGTGTATTATGGGAACCGGCTGACACCCACCGAA GCAGCATCCGTCCCTCAGGTCAGCTTTGATGCAGAGGAGGGCTCCCTGTGGACCCTCCTGCTCACCTGTCCAG ATGAGCATCTTCTGGATAATGAGGCAGAATACGTCCACTGGCTAGT GGGGAACATACCAGGGGGGGCAGTGCAGGCTGGGGAGGAGCTGTGTCACTACCTGCCCCCCTTCCCCGCCAAAGGAACGGGCTTCCACCGCTACATTTATGTCCTCTTCAAGCAGGAGGGACCCATCAACTTCCAGGAGGATGTCAGGCCGTCGCCATG CCATTCCCTGGTGGATCGCACATTTAAGACGGTGGAATTCTACAGGAAGCACCAGGACAACTTGACCCCCGCGGGCCTGGCCTTCTACCAGTGCCAGTGGGACGAATCTGTCACCAACACCTTTCACAACACACTCA acATGAGGGAGCCGGTGTTTGAGGTTATCCGGCCTCCAGTGTACCACCCTCCACAGGTCAAATACCCTCACCGACAGCCCCTACGCTACCTGGACAGATACAGAGATGGGAAGGAGCACACCTATGGAATATACTGA
- the mrpl38 gene encoding large ribosomal subunit protein mL38 isoform X1, giving the protein MALRTVCAVALRSGTDLGVNNARTFVTTAFLCRRIPPLGAMPNEEIDVTKLESLEKYRSYTRYLTEAEETKNKPAWWKSYRSYVEEADPDHVAGVERVDIGLPYYQPCRTKQLRERRQVMKENKKNVEMERAFRLRTFKIPLDRVQESWEKNSGPFHITRLADHYGVFRDLFPKAFFLPQVSLRICYGQDNGGQVYYGNRLTPTEAASVPQVSFDAEEGSLWTLLLTCPDEHLLDNEAEYVHWLVGNIPGGAVQAGEELCHYLPPFPAKGTGFHRYIYVLFKQEGPINFQEDVRPSPCHSLVDRTFKTVEFYRKHQDNLTPAGLAFYQCQWDESVTNTFHNTLNMREPVFEVIRPPVYHPPQVKYPHRQPLRYLDRYRDGKEHTYGIY; this is encoded by the exons ATGGCGCTGCGCACGGTTTGTGCTGTTGCCTTGAGAAGTGGGACAGATTTAGGGGTCAATAATGCGAGGACATTTGTCACAACAG CATTCCTCTGCAGACGGATACCTCCTTTGGGTGCTATGCCAAATGAGGAGATTGACGTCACAAAGCTGGAGTCGCTGGAGAAGTATCGCAGCTACACCCGTTACCTCACAGAAGCTGAGGAGACAAAGAACAAACCCGCCTGGTGGAAGAGCTACAGGAGCTACGTGGAAGAAGCTGATCCTGATCATG TTGCAGGTGTAGAGCGAGTGGACATCGGCCTGCCGTACTATCAACCCTGCAGGACCAAGcagctgagggagaggaggcaggtgatgaaggaaaacaagaagaatgtggagatggagagggctTTTCGTTTGCGCACTT TTAAGATCCCTCTGGATCGAGTGCAGGAGTCCTGGGAGAAGAACAGTGGTCCATTTCACATAACGAGACTGGCAGATCACTACGGGGTCTTCAGAGATCTCTTCCCCAAGGCCTTTTTTTTACCTCAAGTCTCACTCCGCATCTGCTACGGCCAGGACAACGGTGGCCAAGTGTATTATGGGAACCGGCTGACACCCACCGAA GCAGCATCCGTCCCTCAGGTCAGCTTTGATGCAGAGGAGGGCTCCCTGTGGACCCTCCTGCTCACCTGTCCAG ATGAGCATCTTCTGGATAATGAGGCAGAATACGTCCACTGGCTAGT GGGGAACATACCAGGGGGGGCAGTGCAGGCTGGGGAGGAGCTGTGTCACTACCTGCCCCCCTTCCCCGCCAAAGGAACGGGCTTCCACCGCTACATTTATGTCCTCTTCAAGCAGGAGGGACCCATCAACTTCCAGGAGGATGTCAGGCCGTCGCCATG CCATTCCCTGGTGGATCGCACATTTAAGACGGTGGAATTCTACAGGAAGCACCAGGACAACTTGACCCCCGCGGGCCTGGCCTTCTACCAGTGCCAGTGGGACGAATCTGTCACCAACACCTTTCACAACACACTCA acATGAGGGAGCCGGTGTTTGAGGTTATCCGGCCTCCAGTGTACCACCCTCCACAGGTCAAATACCCTCACCGACAGCCCCTACGCTACCTGGACAGATACAGAGATGGGAAGGAGCACACCTATGGAATATACTGA